In Desulfurobacterium indicum, one DNA window encodes the following:
- a CDS encoding SurA N-terminal domain-containing protein, producing the protein MLANIRKNMKLFSIPLWIVTASFVLTIFLVWGKGSVSGPGTNDVATVNDKAIPADEFYRTVDKLTSAGMKEKQAKSEALRQLLLRTLLLDAAEKEGLKVSDEAVAERIESFPAFQKNGKFSAELYKQWLKQNHIPAETFENQIRQDLLIEKLQTIVENVETVTPQELKIYYKAVFGKRNYKYKMFNIEPSKVKISSKEVEEYYKKHQNLFMENRTIVTAVKIPVTAQNAKELVKRAYKLAKKGKLSSFKEIKPVLVTDKNLLKDINSRGGLSGYIEEPKEYVIYERKHENKILPLKAVKGKIVNLLKTEKTAEEAFNRAQKVVSSGKIEKGKETGEIDGKELARKLGLIDLNGEITATIVKGKTGKVYGPFKTLKGYVVIEPITEITAKTMDKDKLKTLKDFLLNEKRKAAFQAYIQFLQNRAKIQVNPRFFRGE; encoded by the coding sequence ATGCTTGCTAATATCAGAAAAAACATGAAGTTGTTCAGCATACCCCTCTGGATAGTAACTGCTTCGTTTGTTCTGACTATCTTTTTGGTGTGGGGAAAAGGTTCTGTATCAGGTCCAGGAACAAACGACGTAGCAACTGTTAACGATAAAGCTATTCCGGCAGATGAATTTTACAGAACTGTTGATAAATTGACCTCAGCCGGAATGAAAGAAAAACAGGCAAAATCAGAAGCTCTAAGACAGCTGTTATTAAGAACATTACTTTTAGACGCTGCAGAGAAAGAAGGATTGAAAGTAAGTGACGAAGCCGTTGCTGAAAGAATAGAAAGTTTCCCAGCTTTCCAGAAAAATGGAAAATTCTCCGCAGAACTTTACAAGCAGTGGCTTAAACAAAACCATATACCCGCCGAAACCTTCGAAAACCAGATAAGACAGGATCTCCTTATAGAAAAACTTCAAACCATTGTAGAAAACGTAGAGACAGTTACACCTCAAGAACTAAAAATATATTACAAAGCAGTTTTCGGAAAGAGAAACTATAAATACAAAATGTTTAACATAGAACCGTCGAAAGTTAAAATATCTTCAAAAGAGGTAGAAGAGTATTACAAGAAACATCAAAACCTATTCATGGAAAATAGAACTATTGTTACTGCAGTTAAAATTCCGGTAACAGCCCAAAATGCAAAAGAACTGGTTAAAAGAGCTTATAAACTCGCAAAAAAAGGCAAACTTTCATCGTTCAAAGAAATTAAACCTGTTCTCGTAACGGACAAAAACCTTCTCAAGGACATTAACAGCAGAGGTGGCCTTTCCGGTTATATAGAAGAACCCAAAGAATATGTTATTTACGAGAGGAAACATGAAAATAAAATCCTGCCTTTGAAAGCTGTAAAAGGAAAAATTGTCAATCTTCTTAAAACGGAAAAAACAGCGGAAGAAGCCTTTAACAGGGCACAGAAAGTGGTAAGCAGCGGTAAGATAGAGAAAGGAAAAGAAACAGGAGAAATTGACGGTAAAGAACTTGCAAGAAAACTGGGATTAATAGATTTAAACGGAGAGATAACAGCAACAATAGTTAAAGGAAAAACAGGAAAAGTTTACGGTCCCTTTAAAACACTAAAAGGCTACGTTGTCATAGAACCGATAACGGAAATAACAGCAAAAACAATGGACAAAGATAAATTAAAAACTTTAAAGGACTTCCTGCTTAACGAAAAACGTAAAGCGGCTTTTCAAGCTTACATTCAATTCTTACAAAACAGAGCAAAAATTCAAGTTAATCCAAGATTTTTCAGAGGAGAATAA